From the Bacteroidota bacterium genome, one window contains:
- a CDS encoding phage capsid protein, which produces MSKAPFVIQPDLTAVAIAYRNQNLIHEKVLPVLPVGKQDFKYQEHTKADGFTVPDTRVGRKGKPNEVEFTQTEKTSSTVDYGLDYPIPQSDIDNSGDGYDPRKRAVEGIMDLVKLDREKRVADLIFAAGTYPSGNKVQLSGTDQFSDFSNSKPIIKITDALETPILRPNIAVIGRSVWAKLRQHPDLVKSIFGNNQNAGLITLMQFKELFELNEVVVGDAWINTAKPGQTASYSRVWGKHMAFLHHASSLASGVATFGFTAQFGQPIGSQNEDANIGLRGGVVVRAGESVKEVISASDLGYFIQDAIA; this is translated from the coding sequence ATGTCTAAAGCCCCATTTGTTATTCAGCCTGACCTCACGGCTGTTGCCATCGCCTATCGGAATCAAAACCTGATTCATGAAAAGGTGTTGCCTGTTCTTCCTGTTGGAAAGCAGGATTTTAAATACCAGGAACACACAAAAGCTGATGGTTTTACTGTTCCTGATACCCGTGTCGGCCGGAAGGGAAAACCCAACGAAGTTGAGTTCACCCAAACCGAAAAAACCAGTTCAACCGTGGACTACGGTCTGGACTATCCGATCCCTCAATCCGACATCGACAATTCGGGAGACGGATATGATCCCCGAAAACGTGCCGTTGAAGGGATCATGGATCTGGTGAAGCTGGACCGGGAGAAGCGTGTTGCCGATCTGATTTTTGCCGCAGGCACATACCCTTCAGGGAATAAGGTGCAACTGTCTGGAACTGATCAGTTTTCGGACTTTTCCAACTCCAAGCCAATCATTAAAATCACCGATGCTCTTGAGACTCCAATCCTCAGACCAAACATTGCTGTGATTGGTCGTTCGGTATGGGCAAAACTCCGCCAGCATCCTGACCTGGTAAAATCGATTTTTGGTAACAATCAAAACGCCGGTCTTATTACACTCATGCAATTCAAAGAATTGTTCGAGTTAAATGAGGTGGTTGTAGGTGATGCGTGGATTAACACAGCAAAGCCTGGTCAGACTGCCAGCTATTCCCGAGTCTGGGGTAAGCACATGGCGTTCCTGCATCACGCCAGTTCTCTGGCAAGTGGTGTGGCCACCTTCGGTTTCACTGCCCAATTCGGCCAACCGATTGGTTCACAGAACGAAGATGCCAACATCGGCCTGCGGGGTGGTGTTGTGGTTCGTGCCGGTGAGTCGGTCAAAGAAGTAATTTCCGCCAGCGATCTTGGGTACTTTATCCAGGATGCGATTGCCTGA
- a CDS encoding DUF2190 family protein: protein MANKNPLLIKTLTAAGTVNPYRIVKDGTGMVQAAAATDKLFGVAEGTKSVASGERIDVIVAGIAPVEYGGNVSIGDLLTSDANGKAVAAAPSAGSNNRIIGIAYEAGVSGDIGSVLISQGSVQG, encoded by the coding sequence ATGGCGAATAAGAACCCGCTTCTCATTAAAACCCTCACTGCTGCCGGTACTGTAAACCCTTACCGGATTGTGAAGGATGGAACTGGAATGGTCCAGGCTGCCGCGGCCACTGACAAACTTTTCGGCGTTGCTGAAGGTACCAAGTCAGTTGCCAGTGGTGAACGGATCGATGTCATCGTAGCCGGGATTGCCCCGGTTGAATACGGTGGAAACGTGTCCATTGGTGATCTGCTTACCTCAGACGCCAACGGCAAAGCTGTTGCGGCCGCACCATCGGCTGGATCGAATAACCGGATCATCGGGATCGCTTATGAAGCCGGGGTTTCCGGTGACATCGGTTCCGTGCTGATTAGCCAAGGTTCCGTTCAAGGCTGA
- the terL gene encoding phage terminase large subunit, translating to MGNLVTLPVTYHANQSKIFFESKARYKVVAKGRRWGYTRGLANFSIEQMLDGVSPILWVDTVNSNLDRYISRYFMPVLRHLPRDMWQYRQQRKELVINGSVMDLRSADRPENLEGFGYQLILLNEAGIILKDRYLWENAIRPMAMDYKANIIIGGTPKGKRHKGEKHLFYELYERAQKNESGEWQAFNFSSYTNPFIAKSEIDELVRETSAAVRKQEIFGEFTDSQGTGILRREWWKYYTELPPVINRIVQSWDTAFKKNEENDFSVCGTYAETPLGFYMLDLWRGRVEFPELKRVAQSLYQKWNPAVVLIEDKASGQSLIQELRTTSLPVIGVPVENDKIARAHSVAPTTESGRVFLPDNAPWVHDFVNELEDFPNGEHDDQVDQFSQAITYMKTSAATLKVATSGTRKSHSLTAGY from the coding sequence ATGGGCAACCTGGTAACCTTACCAGTGACCTACCACGCGAATCAGAGTAAAATCTTCTTCGAATCGAAGGCCAGGTACAAGGTTGTTGCAAAAGGACGGCGGTGGGGTTACACCCGGGGTCTGGCCAATTTCTCCATTGAACAGATGCTCGATGGTGTTTCACCGATTCTCTGGGTTGACACCGTGAATTCAAATCTCGACCGGTATATCAGCCGGTACTTTATGCCTGTGCTCAGGCATTTACCGCGGGATATGTGGCAGTACAGACAACAGCGAAAGGAATTGGTAATCAACGGCTCCGTAATGGATTTGAGGTCTGCTGACCGTCCGGAAAATCTGGAAGGATTCGGGTATCAACTTATCCTCCTGAATGAGGCAGGGATTATTCTGAAGGACCGGTATTTGTGGGAGAACGCCATCCGGCCGATGGCAATGGACTATAAGGCGAACATCATCATTGGCGGCACTCCAAAGGGCAAGCGACACAAAGGCGAAAAGCACCTGTTTTATGAACTGTACGAACGTGCTCAGAAAAATGAATCCGGGGAATGGCAGGCATTTAATTTCTCCAGTTATACCAATCCCTTCATCGCCAAATCGGAAATCGATGAGCTGGTTCGGGAAACCTCTGCTGCTGTCCGGAAACAGGAAATTTTCGGAGAGTTCACAGACAGTCAGGGAACCGGGATCCTGCGCCGGGAGTGGTGGAAATATTATACCGAATTACCACCGGTCATTAATCGGATTGTTCAGTCCTGGGATACAGCCTTCAAGAAAAACGAAGAGAATGATTTTTCCGTCTGCGGCACTTATGCTGAAACGCCACTTGGTTTCTACATGCTCGATCTCTGGAGGGGTCGAGTTGAGTTTCCAGAATTGAAACGGGTCGCTCAGTCGCTGTATCAAAAATGGAATCCCGCAGTCGTTCTCATTGAGGACAAAGCATCCGGGCAATCGCTTATTCAGGAACTGCGAACAACCTCTCTCCCGGTGATTGGTGTGCCGGTTGAAAATGATAAAATCGCACGTGCGCACTCTGTTGCTCCCACTACCGAATCGGGCAGAGTGTTTCTTCCCGACAATGCTCCATGGGTCCATGATTTCGTGAATGAACTGGAGGACTTCCCGAACGGTGAACACGATGACCAGGTGGACCAATTTTCCCAAGCAATCACCTACATGAAAACCTCGGCAGCCACATTGAAGGTGGCGACTTCCGGAACTCGAAAATCTCACTCACTTACAGCAGGATATTAA
- a CDS encoding DUF935 family protein, producing the protein MSSNRKQHKSFAEKKSKAMEIASRSTSLDDLTSLFGYLPDPDPVLRKTGNSVRIYRELLSDPHLFACVEQMKSGILSMEWDIDRGKSKSRQAKAIRKMFLDLDMNRIIGEILDAVLFGYSVLEIRWEYRDSLMVPADVVGKPQEWFVFGDQNELRFLHKDYPGKGIEVPMNNFLLARNKPSYKNPYGEKVLSRCFWPVSFKKGIQQFWLKMTEKFGMPHIYAFISSADFEDEGKRAAVLEMLSAMVQDGVAVMPIGSTVNVLDFKQSASVDLYERGVEFYNKEISKAVLTVTTTTELGKVGSYAASQTHSEHQTTVIESYRKIVEQTMNRLIALVSEYNFPGSELPSFILYEEQDVDKALAERDELLVKTGLIRFTTDYFKRNYGFEDDDLQPIATPGAGEDPTGSPSGPAVVLNGAQVTAASSIVEKVTVGQMPRDSGVNQLMVFFGLTKEQAEAVIGSAGKVKPKVASEPVKEPVPEFKEPSFPDQDAIDELMSATIPKVGKLAGVSGPIMKLLEESSDFDEAILKLGSVYPDLKTDQIEEVIERAIFISEVWGRINAR; encoded by the coding sequence ATGAGCAGCAACCGCAAACAACATAAATCATTTGCCGAAAAGAAAAGTAAGGCAATGGAGATTGCATCCCGTTCAACATCGTTGGATGATCTTACCTCACTTTTCGGATATCTCCCTGATCCGGATCCGGTTCTGAGGAAGACGGGGAACTCAGTCAGGATTTACCGGGAATTACTTTCGGATCCGCATCTCTTCGCCTGTGTTGAGCAGATGAAATCCGGAATCCTGTCGATGGAGTGGGATATCGACCGGGGAAAATCAAAGTCCAGGCAGGCCAAGGCAATCAGGAAAATGTTCCTCGATCTGGATATGAACCGGATCATCGGGGAAATCCTCGATGCCGTTTTGTTCGGTTATTCGGTTCTGGAAATCCGGTGGGAGTACCGGGATTCACTGATGGTTCCTGCTGATGTAGTCGGAAAGCCCCAGGAATGGTTTGTGTTCGGTGATCAGAATGAACTCCGGTTTCTCCATAAGGATTACCCAGGAAAAGGGATTGAAGTCCCGATGAACAATTTCCTGTTGGCGAGGAACAAGCCGAGCTATAAGAACCCGTATGGTGAGAAGGTTCTGTCCCGGTGCTTCTGGCCGGTATCGTTTAAAAAGGGAATCCAGCAATTCTGGCTGAAGATGACCGAGAAATTCGGGATGCCTCACATTTATGCCTTCATCAGCTCTGCTGACTTCGAGGATGAGGGGAAACGGGCAGCTGTTCTGGAAATGCTTTCTGCGATGGTACAGGATGGTGTAGCCGTCATGCCAATCGGTTCAACTGTCAATGTGTTGGACTTCAAGCAATCGGCCTCAGTTGATCTGTATGAACGCGGTGTCGAATTCTACAACAAGGAAATTTCAAAGGCGGTCCTGACTGTAACGACCACCACAGAGCTGGGAAAGGTTGGAAGTTACGCGGCCAGCCAGACTCACTCCGAACACCAGACCACGGTCATTGAGTCATACCGGAAAATCGTTGAACAAACAATGAACCGGTTGATTGCACTGGTCAGCGAGTACAACTTCCCGGGCAGTGAACTTCCATCCTTCATTCTTTACGAAGAACAGGATGTGGATAAAGCTCTCGCGGAACGCGATGAACTGTTGGTGAAAACCGGGTTGATCAGATTCACCACCGATTACTTCAAACGAAATTACGGTTTTGAAGATGATGATCTTCAACCGATCGCCACACCTGGTGCTGGTGAAGATCCCACTGGCTCCCCATCCGGTCCGGCTGTTGTGCTTAATGGAGCTCAGGTCACCGCGGCTTCCTCCATCGTTGAGAAGGTCACCGTAGGACAGATGCCGAGGGATTCGGGTGTCAACCAATTGATGGTCTTTTTCGGGTTAACCAAAGAGCAGGCAGAAGCGGTCATCGGCTCTGCAGGAAAGGTGAAACCAAAGGTAGCCTCTGAGCCTGTAAAGGAACCGGTGCCTGAATTCAAGGAACCATCTTTCCCGGATCAGGACGCCATTGATGAATTGATGTCGGCTACCATCCCCAAGGTTGGCAAACTGGCCGGCGTTTCCGGTCCTATCATGAAGCTGCTGGAAGAATCCTCTGATTTTGATGAGGCCATTCTGAAACTGGGATCTGTTTATCCCGATTTGAAAACCGATCAGATTGAGGAAGTGATTGAACGGGCCATCTTCATTTCTGAAGTGTGGGGCAGGATCAATGCCCGGTAA
- a CDS encoding minor capsid protein, with protein MPGNSFLFADRSETFETTILRDAFDLPPEKAIRFLESKGIRVDFDWTTATAEAKAKAFAISGEYRIGILSALKAKLEKAAADGMTLQSFVKELDRDRIPQPARVATVFRANIQSAYMAGRWKEQEATKDANPYLEYVSVMDASTTVICKDLNGKAYPIDHPVWDRFYPPNHFGCRARVEARSERDLKRRGIKPSTEIPDDVDQPVNGFDYNPGKSALWDKKGMLPECADLKNQFSEDNQSCRNELPTMKWSDIGRPSFRELKKEQFQEQPEILEIADDVELALKVLEKVFGVDDQNPVRVLKSPIEHVAITHEKMKHLVEKRKDSRERYANFVIPTIEHPFEIWAKDFDGEIRRQYLGLFKGEHSFLCSVQINRDGGLLYNVMQVETDNINKKRQGVLFIYGEDIK; from the coding sequence ATGCCCGGTAATAGTTTCCTCTTTGCAGACCGGTCGGAAACCTTTGAAACGACGATCCTACGGGATGCCTTTGACCTTCCTCCGGAGAAAGCAATCCGGTTCCTCGAGTCAAAAGGGATCCGTGTGGACTTTGATTGGACCACTGCCACAGCAGAAGCAAAAGCGAAAGCCTTTGCAATTTCGGGTGAATACCGGATCGGAATTCTCTCAGCCCTCAAGGCAAAGCTGGAAAAGGCGGCTGCGGATGGGATGACCCTGCAATCCTTTGTGAAGGAACTGGATCGGGACCGGATTCCGCAGCCGGCCAGGGTCGCCACTGTCTTCCGGGCAAATATCCAGTCTGCATACATGGCTGGCAGATGGAAAGAGCAGGAGGCCACCAAGGATGCCAACCCCTACCTGGAATATGTTTCGGTCATGGATGCATCGACCACGGTGATTTGCAAAGACCTGAACGGGAAGGCGTATCCAATCGATCATCCGGTCTGGGATCGGTTCTATCCGCCCAACCACTTCGGCTGCCGGGCGCGAGTGGAGGCCAGGAGCGAACGTGATCTGAAGCGGAGGGGAATCAAGCCCAGCACCGAGATCCCAGATGACGTTGACCAGCCGGTAAACGGGTTTGATTACAACCCGGGGAAATCGGCATTGTGGGACAAAAAGGGAATGCTTCCCGAGTGCGCGGATCTGAAGAATCAATTTTCTGAAGACAATCAGTCCTGTCGGAATGAACTCCCTACGATGAAGTGGTCCGATATCGGTCGCCCGTCATTTAGGGAACTGAAAAAAGAGCAATTCCAGGAACAACCCGAAATACTTGAGATTGCCGATGACGTTGAATTAGCGCTTAAGGTACTTGAAAAGGTTTTTGGGGTTGATGACCAAAATCCGGTTCGTGTTTTAAAGTCGCCAATTGAGCATGTTGCCATTACGCATGAGAAAATGAAACATCTGGTTGAAAAGCGGAAAGATTCAAGGGAGCGGTATGCAAATTTTGTTATACCAACAATCGAACATCCGTTTGAAATCTGGGCAAAGGATTTTGACGGAGAAATACGCCGTCAGTATCTGGGTCTTTTTAAAGGAGAACACTCATTTCTTTGTAGTGTGCAGATAAATAGGGACGGTGGACTACTTTACAATGTTATGCAGGTTGAAACAGATAATATTAATAAAAAACGTCAAGGCGTACTTTTTATCTATGGGGAAGACATAAAATAA
- a CDS encoding phage virion morphogenesis protein, translating to MIEVKIPPTVQILREKLASLEKPMRVATAEAKKAVEENFRTEGAHIGAPWKDLSAERKKQRAKQGKWPGKILQVRGDLARSFTTSSTSSSGIVGTNLEYARIHHYGGTINISRTIVTKLRTDKSGKLKRQTGYPNLAVFAGKRHKLVQRSEAVASYTVSMPARPFMDINDEDFEEIREIFLNYLTAK from the coding sequence ATGATTGAAGTAAAAATCCCACCAACCGTACAGATCCTTCGGGAGAAGCTCGCCAGCCTGGAGAAGCCCATGAGGGTTGCCACTGCTGAAGCGAAGAAGGCTGTGGAAGAAAACTTCCGGACTGAGGGTGCTCACATCGGTGCGCCGTGGAAGGACCTTTCGGCGGAGCGGAAAAAGCAACGGGCAAAGCAAGGTAAATGGCCGGGGAAGATTCTGCAGGTACGTGGGGATCTGGCCAGGTCGTTCACGACCAGCTCTACCAGTTCCTCCGGGATTGTTGGCACCAATCTGGAGTACGCCAGGATTCACCACTATGGGGGAACCATCAACATTTCCCGGACCATCGTGACCAAACTGAGGACCGATAAGTCGGGGAAGCTCAAACGCCAGACGGGTTATCCTAACCTCGCGGTCTTTGCAGGGAAAAGGCACAAGCTGGTTCAAAGGTCAGAAGCGGTGGCCAGTTACACGGTGAGCATGCCTGCCCGGCCGTTCATGGATATCAACGATGAGGATTTTGAGGAAATCCGGGAAATCTTCTTGAACTACTTAACTGCCAAATAG
- a CDS encoding methyltransferase domain-containing protein — protein MEIGNGINPGRWMNFNGDVPMKFDEHVKQSIPGYDRVMEKIGFISQFFIMDGSNYLDIGSSTGRTIFEVVNNNYGKKFQVDAVDKSPEMVQFLRDKWLQSKPWVHEFNAWNVDIQQFYPAKKYDLVVASLVLQFIRPDHRQMLLDVFNASLITGGCLLWYEKCSEESATATEVNKQYLNSYKKSAGLSHADILTKDETLRGVMNPRSFSENLEMLEAAGFSEVSVIDKDGTFTLFMAIR, from the coding sequence ATGGAAATCGGGAACGGCATCAACCCCGGTCGTTGGATGAACTTCAACGGAGATGTACCCATGAAGTTTGATGAACATGTGAAGCAGTCGATACCCGGCTACGACCGGGTAATGGAGAAGATAGGCTTCATCAGTCAATTCTTCATCATGGATGGATCAAATTATCTGGACATCGGATCCAGCACTGGTCGAACAATTTTCGAGGTGGTCAATAATAATTACGGGAAAAAATTCCAGGTTGACGCAGTGGACAAGAGCCCGGAGATGGTTCAATTCCTACGGGACAAATGGCTCCAGTCAAAACCGTGGGTGCATGAGTTCAATGCCTGGAATGTGGATATCCAACAGTTTTACCCGGCAAAGAAATATGATCTTGTTGTGGCCAGTTTGGTTTTGCAATTCATCCGGCCAGATCACCGGCAAATGCTCCTCGATGTTTTCAACGCCTCCCTCATCACCGGTGGGTGTCTGCTTTGGTATGAGAAATGCAGTGAGGAATCGGCAACTGCTACCGAGGTCAATAAGCAATATCTGAATTCATACAAGAAAAGCGCCGGCCTTTCACATGCTGATATCCTGACCAAGGATGAAACGCTTCGCGGCGTGATGAATCCCCGATCATTTTCTGAGAATTTAGAGATGCTTGAGGCTGCCGGATTTTCAGAGGTTTCAGTGATTGATAAAGACGGAACCTTCACTTTATTTATGGCCATTCGATAG
- a CDS encoding DNA cytosine methyltransferase, with protein sequence MSSRLLSWWDGDLKNPSSNWILPSQTRSTRLTISRNTARRSRLITNARSVDMSGVVTQSNRPQYIVPTMAEIADLPWNGFQVASTFSGGGGSCLGYRMAGFKVVWANEFIPAAQATYKANHPDSFLDTRDIRKITPEEILQTVGLTVGDLDIFDGSPPCAAFSTIGQREKSWGKVKRYSDSAQRVDDLFFEYSRLLKGLQPKVFIAENVSGLIKGKAKGYFIEILNELAACGYRVKAKLLDASWLGVPQSRERIIFMGVRNDLRLDPVYPKPLRYRYTLTDAIVGCEGFPSTPLKPGSKLHTLYHHATPEVGGRFEDAYKKLYGKLSYFNYSRGLWDRPARTVVQGSQCLMHPDEARSYSIPELKRLCSFPDDFKLEGSFPQQWERLGRSVPPVMMAHIAKTVQKEILEVWKSGTASTPVVG encoded by the coding sequence ATGAGTTCGAGATTGCTGAGCTGGTGGGATGGGGATTTGAAGAATCCGAGTTCAAACTGGATTCTCCCCAGTCAGACAAGATCAACCCGCCTGACGATTTCCCGGAATACAGCACGGAGATCCCGACTGATCACAAATGCCCGAAGTGTGGATATGAGTGGAGTGGTGACCCAAAGTAACCGGCCCCAATACATTGTACCCACCATGGCGGAAATCGCCGATCTGCCCTGGAATGGCTTCCAGGTTGCTTCCACCTTTAGCGGTGGTGGTGGATCCTGCTTAGGCTACCGGATGGCCGGGTTCAAAGTCGTCTGGGCAAATGAGTTCATTCCCGCGGCCCAAGCCACTTACAAGGCCAACCACCCGGATTCTTTTCTGGACACCAGGGATATCCGAAAGATCACACCTGAAGAAATCCTGCAAACTGTCGGTCTAACAGTGGGAGACCTTGACATCTTTGATGGCTCCCCACCCTGTGCTGCTTTCTCCACTATTGGCCAGCGGGAGAAATCCTGGGGTAAAGTAAAGCGCTACTCTGATTCCGCCCAGCGGGTCGATGACCTTTTCTTTGAGTATTCACGGTTACTCAAAGGCCTTCAGCCAAAGGTGTTCATTGCTGAAAACGTTTCCGGTCTCATCAAGGGTAAGGCAAAGGGATACTTCATTGAGATACTGAATGAATTGGCCGCATGTGGTTACCGGGTAAAGGCAAAGCTACTTGATGCTTCCTGGCTGGGTGTTCCTCAGTCCCGTGAGCGGATCATCTTCATGGGTGTTCGGAATGATCTCAGGTTGGACCCGGTTTACCCGAAACCACTCCGATACCGATACACTCTGACTGATGCTATAGTCGGTTGTGAGGGGTTTCCTTCAACACCATTAAAGCCGGGTTCGAAGCTTCATACCCTTTACCACCACGCCACACCGGAAGTTGGTGGCCGGTTCGAGGATGCTTACAAAAAGCTGTATGGGAAGCTGTCCTATTTCAATTACTCCCGCGGGTTGTGGGACAGGCCGGCACGAACAGTTGTTCAGGGTTCACAATGCCTGATGCATCCAGATGAAGCCCGATCATATTCTATTCCAGAGCTCAAGCGGCTATGCTCCTTCCCGGATGATTTCAAACTGGAAGGTTCATTCCCTCAACAGTGGGAAAGACTCGGCCGATCGGTACCACCGGTCATGATGGCACACATTGCAAAGACAGTTCAAAAGGAGATACTTGAAGTATGGAAATCGGGAACGGCATCAACCCCGGTCGTTGGATGA
- a CDS encoding SocA family protein produces the protein MYNPIQIANFFILKAKEENIKVGHLKLQKLLYYAYGWYLAVKGSAQSQLFSEPIQAWKYGPVVPSIYHECKSYGDEIITEPLKKKPHFANIYGYTEVDPPTDAEDVEFLEKVWRTYKNFTGFQLSDATHSEGSPWHIATEGGTKVRFGQDIDDNLIYDYFRERLS, from the coding sequence ATGTATAATCCAATTCAAATTGCCAATTTCTTCATTTTAAAGGCAAAAGAAGAGAATATTAAGGTAGGGCATCTAAAACTTCAAAAACTTCTTTACTATGCCTACGGCTGGTATTTGGCAGTAAAAGGATCAGCTCAAAGCCAATTATTCTCCGAACCAATTCAAGCTTGGAAGTATGGGCCGGTTGTTCCAAGTATTTACCATGAATGCAAGTCCTATGGTGATGAAATAATTACAGAGCCACTCAAGAAAAAGCCACATTTTGCTAATATATATGGCTATACTGAAGTTGATCCTCCGACAGATGCTGAGGATGTTGAGTTTTTAGAAAAGGTATGGAGGACCTATAAAAATTTTACTGGATTCCAGCTTTCAGATGCAACTCACTCTGAAGGTTCACCATGGCACATTGCAACGGAAGGTGGAACAAAGGTTAGGTTTGGTCAAGATATCGATGACAATCTTATTTATGATTATTTCAGAGAGCGATTGTCATGA